CACCTGGAGCTGCTCGGGTCCCCCAGTGCCAGTGTCACCAAGGGCAAAAAAGCGCATCGTCTGCTTTGCCGGAAGGTCAGCGTGCAGCGAACCCACGCGTACACGTGGCACTCGCAAAATTTCCTGCCGCAATTTTGCCGCGCCCACTAAGGTTGCCAGTAAAACAATGGCCCAAATCAAACGTCGTTTTGTCGTGCGCATAATGACCACCTACCCGATGAACAGCTAAGGCCTATTCTGCCACGGGTGGAGTTCCAGAGGAATTTCCATCGGGATTGCCCGAGTTATTTCCGCCGGTACTTCCAGCGGGACTCTTGCGTCGCCGCCCGCCGCGACCGCCGCGCCGCCGTGGCGCAGCCGGTGCCTCTGCTGCATCAGGGCTAGGCGCCACCGCGGCAGCCACATCGAGAGTTGGATCTGACGGAGACGGCGCCGGCACCGCCACAACGGCTGCCGGCTCCGGCTGCGTAGTGACCTCGACCACCGCTGCAGGACCCGTTGGCTCACGATGGGACTCCCCGCCGCCTGGAACTTCTGGACTTTGCTGATTATCCTGAGGTTTTGACCCCCCACGACGCCGTCCGCGTCGCCGCCGGGACCGGCCACCGCTGCCTGACGCCCGCGTGCCGCCCTCGACCTGAAGCGCTTCTTGGGCATCGCTGGGACCCGCGTCCTCTGATACCACCGGCAACTCCGCAGGAACTACCGCCCCTACCTCTGCTTGCTGTGGTTGAACAGAAGGCTGCGGTTCTGGTGCTACTGGGGGTGGTTGTATTCTCCGCCCAGGGAAATGACGCCAGTCGATGTAATGGACCTCGTCCGCATGGAGGATCAAATCCCGGTGTACCGACCTATCTTTGTCACACCATAATGTTAGCGTGGCTCCCGACTGCTTGGTAGCAATCACTGCTGGGATAAAATCACTGTCACCGGCAACTAGTACGGCATGTTGGATGTGCCCAGCGGCAGCGTGCTGTACCATATCGACGCTCAGTTGCACGTCGACTCGCTTCTGCGCAAACACCTCTTTGTCACCGTCGCGGCGACGCTCGAGCTTGCCGAGCCTTACTTGCCAGCGATCACATTGCTCTTGCAGTTCCGCCATAAAGCGCTCGTGAGCAGCCATACGGCGCAATTCTGCCTCCGTCGGTCGCTCCGACATCCAGGGCGGGCAGTAATAAAAGTAACAGCGCATCAGATCTAACTGTACGTTACGTCTAAGCGGTTTTAGGAGATACGCTGCCAGGTTTCGATAATCGGGGGTGAGGCGTGCATCCTGCACTTGCTTGAGCAGGTAGCCGCCGTCAATGAAAATTGCCGCTCGCATAGAGCTAAACTATCCTTCCTGAACGGCCCTAATGACGCGGAGCGAAGGTGACCTCTGGCGCTCTTTGCGGGCGCGCTGAGGAACTTTGCGTAAGCCGCCGCTCACGTGGGCCTGAACATCTGTCATCAGGCCAAATAACGTCCGGTTGATGATATCCACTTCTTGCCATAATCGCCGGGCCTGATATTTCGACTCTTCATCCAGAGGAACCACTTGAGCGGCTCCGTCTAGGGCACAGAAGTTTTGATAGGCTGCCTCGCGCTGGCTCATAAGAGCGAAAAAATCTTCACTCTCCACATCGAGTAACGATGCGAGTGCGGCACGCCCTTGGTTGAGATAAATTGCCAGCGCCTGGTGCACTCGGTCGTTAAAATCACGCATGCATACCCACCCGTCAAGCTAAATAAGTTTCCGCTTCCTTATTCGGTCGGTCGAAAACCCGCACAGCTTTACGGTTGCGGTCGGCAGCGGCCTCCCGCCTGAGCGGGCAAGCCACTGAATTCGTGGGCTAATCATCATCCTTGCAGGCTTTACGCTAGGCTACTGTTTTCCTTGCCTTCACCATCGTGCGCTCCGCCGCCGGGGCCGCCGTGACCGCGTTAGGGACGGGCAAGCTCGTGATCAGTAGCACAGACATCACAGCCATGGTGGCTCCACCAAACCATGCCACGACCTGCCACACGTTTTGGACGATGATCTGCGATGCTCCTAACCCAGTGAGCACAAGAAGACTCAGCATATGCGCCCAGGCATAGGGCCGCCCGTAGCGTCGCACCAGCCCGCTTGATACCCGTGGATTTCCCGTGCGTAACATGTGCCATCCAGTCGCCAGAAAAAGCCAGTCCGTTGGCCAGAACAGCATCAGATTAGCGTTATGCCAACCGTCCGGGTGCCCCGAGAAAAACCAGTTAAGCAGTAAAGTTGTACCCAAAAGACCGCTGATGAGCGCCCACCAACACGTAGCCACTCCGATCGCCCGGTAGGCCAAGATCTCGCGCCGCGGTCTTAGTACAAGCACAGCCACGGCAAACACCAGGCCCAGCGTCACCGGTAAGGTGAGAGCCAAGAAATCATTAAAGCGCGCCTTAAACACCTCGGGATGATCGAGTAATACCCGTTCATCACTCAGCAGCTTCTGCTGCGGGATGGGTTGCCCCTGGTCATCAAAGGCCGGCATAGTGAGTAGCCATCGACGCAAATTATGCGGCAAAAACATATCCTCCCAGGCAGAAATCGGGCGATCGATATTACTGTTCATCAGCACATCAAGCAGTGGAACAATAAACGGCGCGTAAGCTAGATTGCGCCTTACGTAGTCACGAAAGACGCGCTGGGTTGGCTGTGTTGCCAAACGTTGGTAAAGCTGATTGCCAAGAATATCGTTGAGATAATCTCGCGGTATCGTCGCACAGTTTTTATACCAATATTGGTAAGAAAATTGCCGATGCTCCGGAACCGCGTTCCAAGCAATTTTTGTCATGAGTTTATGTTTTTGCTGCGGGGTCAGATTGAGATGATCCATGACGACGCGACGGTCCATCTCGCCGTACAAGGCGACGTCGCGCTCGAAAGTTCTGACACCCATGCTGTAATCAAGCTGACCGCGAAAGAACTTCCATAAAAAACCAGGATCATCGAAGGAAAACTTACCCCAGTTGAACGCTACATCGGTGCCCTCGGCGCGGTTCACGACCCTGATGGCTGTATGTCCGAACCGGTCGTTCACCTCAAACCCTGGACCACCCGTCATCAGGTAGAAATCTAGATCGTTCATGTCCTGCGGAACTTGCGGCACATAGTAAATAGGTTTTGTTTGATTTTCCGCGGCTTGTGCTGGTCGACCCGCGACCGCCAGGAGGCTCACTCCTACACACCAGGCTATCAATGGCGCCAGTCCTAAATGCACGATGCCTCCCCAGTTAGCATTACAACAATCGTCAATAGATTAGCCACTCTCCGAGGCCAAAGCCAGTCTTCCCAGCACGGGAAATTCCCCATCAACATCAGTTGGTTAATCACATCACCGCAGACCACCTCGGTGGCATGGGGCTTGCTCCCTAGGTAGGGCGCCTTTGGGCGCTGCGCTGAGGAATAAGGAATACCCCGATGATCGATGGTGATGTCAATCCAATACCCCCAAACCAGGCCCTACCCAGCCAGGTCGACAAAATCATCACGCTGCAACCCTATATCGGCACCGCTCATCGTCCGGGCAGCGACGCCATGGCTAAACGGTTAGTTGACTTAATCTTGGGCGGAGCAATTCTCCTTGCTGCTCTCCCCGTCATGCTAGCGCTGATCGTAGCGATTAAAGCCAATGCGGCCGGTCCAATTTTTTTCGTACAACGGCGCGTCGGTCAGGGCGGCAAAATTTTCAAACTCTACAAGTTCCGCAGCATGATCACCGATGCCGACGCCATCAAATCATCGCTGCAGCTTTTTAACGAAAAAGATGGGCCCATCTTCAAAATGAAGTCGGACCCTCGCATCACGAGCGTCGGGAGGTTTATGCGCCGCCACAGTCTCGACGAGCTACCGCAATTGTTTAATGTGATCACCGGAGACATGAGCCTGGTCGGTCCCCGTCCGCCCTTGCCTGAGGAAGTCCTCAACTACGAATCGTGGCACCTGCGGCGGCTCGCTGTGAAACCCGGCCTAACCTGCACTTGGCAAATATCGGGACGGAGTCATTTGAGTTTTGACGAATGGATGAAACTCGACATTGCCTACATCGAACAGTGGAGTTTAGGTTTAGACCTCACTCTAATTTGGAAGACCATTCGCGTTGTGATCAATGCCGACGGTGCTTATTGATCCTCAGTCTAAATACTGAGGACAGCACCTAATGGCTGTAGCTCAATCCCAAAGTAACGTGACTCACCTCGCCGCGACGTCGGACGTACTCGGGATCGAGGGCAAGCGCCAAACGTCCCGTCGCATTTAATGCCCAAAATTCGTTGAACGGAATTTTGACGGCGCCCTCAGCTAATAACAAGCCCGTTTGGTCTGCGTCAGCACCACCCATGCGGGGCGTCATGAACACGAGATAATAGTCGCCATTTAGTGTCACATCCCAGCCATTGGCTAACTGCCGGCGCCAACCCATGCCGGCGCCAACGAGTGTCGTAACTTCATAAGTGTCATATTCAGGATTGGGCTGCGGCTGATTAAAATACTGAACCGGTAGTCTTAGCGTGATTTCATCAGTAGAGGATTCCACGAACGGCCATTTAAAAAGCAATTGGTCCCATTCATGGGGCGCATAATATTCTTCCTTGCGCAATTCGATGTGAAATTCAGCGTACCGGGTCAGCTTGCCTCCGATATAGATGGCATCGCGCATATATCCCGACGCATCGCTCGTCAGTGGCAACAGCAGTGCGAGTGGCCGTCGATACCCACCTAAAGTCAGCTGGCTCTGCCATTTGAGTGCTATGGTGCCACTCAGATCGCCGAAAATATTTGAGTCCCCTAAACTAAAGTACCCTATATGCGCTGCGAGTTTGTAAGAGGTAGACTTATTGAGAGTGAATCCAACGGACGCTTCGCTGGCGAGTTCCAGATCCTGCGTTAGGGCCAAATCTTCAATTTGATGACCAGCGACGCGGACGTCGATTAATCCATTATATGCGGCAAATGCTGTGTGCCGCAGATAGACGTCGCTGATGGCATGGGCTCCTGCCCCCGCTACCAACGTCCCATCAGATTTAGACGCGACCGCTATGGGATCCGACTGGGTTGATGGTTGACCCCTTAATTTATGGATTAAATCGTGGCCTCGTTGAACTTGGGATGCAAAACTTGGCCGATTGCGCCAACGACTTGCCGCGGTAAACTGAACATCGGCCGCGACGAGGTCACCTTGCCAAATCCAAGAATAGAGGAGTTCCGCCGTGACGTCGTCGTCGTCAGGTCTGAGCTTTAAGTAAGTTTGATAAATGTCTCGCCCCCGACCAAACTGCCCTTTGCGCGTCAGCGACCGTGCTAGCACAAGTAAGGCATCGGCGTTATTTGCGTAGCGGACATCATGCGCGTCTACTTGACGGAGCAAGTTATAATAATCACCAGCTTTAGCCTTAGCGATGAATGGATCCGCCTGACTCGCGCCAGTGAGCTTGACATCTAATGCCCGTGCAGCTGTTTGGTTTCCCGTCATACTTAGTAAAAATGCCTGCCACTGCACCACTTGCTCCTGCAAGGCTGGACACTGGAGTAGACTAGCACCCTCATTAGTGGCGGCGACACTCAGCACCTGGGCCGCCGCAACGTAGCTGTCCAAACTCTGGCGGCCACAGTTTAAAGGCGCCGCAAGCGCCGCCTCAGTAACGCCGCACACAAGGCCGCTGATTAGGAGAGTTCGCTGTAAAAAAACGCGTAAGATCATTGCTAAGTCCCTTTTGCTCACCATCAGAAAACACGCTCAACACTGAGACGCACAGCTTGTCTCTGCGCATCAACACCGTCTTTAAGTTGGATATATTCCCCGTTGAAAGACA
The window above is part of the Deltaproteobacteria bacterium genome. Proteins encoded here:
- a CDS encoding NYN domain-containing protein; translation: MRAAIFIDGGYLLKQVQDARLTPDYRNLAAYLLKPLRRNVQLDLMRCYFYYCPPWMSERPTEAELRRMAAHERFMAELQEQCDRWQVRLGKLERRRDGDKEVFAQKRVDVQLSVDMVQHAAAGHIQHAVLVAGDSDFIPAVIATKQSGATLTLWCDKDRSVHRDLILHADEVHYIDWRHFPGRRIQPPPVAPEPQPSVQPQQAEVGAVVPAELPVVSEDAGPSDAQEALQVEGGTRASGSGGRSRRRRGRRRGGSKPQDNQQSPEVPGGGESHREPTGPAAVVEVTTQPEPAAVVAVPAPSPSDPTLDVAAAVAPSPDAAEAPAAPRRRGGRGGRRRKSPAGSTGGNNSGNPDGNSSGTPPVAE
- a CDS encoding DUF4105 domain-containing protein, whose product is MHLGLAPLIAWCVGVSLLAVAGRPAQAAENQTKPIYYVPQVPQDMNDLDFYLMTGGPGFEVNDRFGHTAIRVVNRAEGTDVAFNWGKFSFDDPGFLWKFFRGQLDYSMGVRTFERDVALYGEMDRRVVMDHLNLTPQQKHKLMTKIAWNAVPEHRQFSYQYWYKNCATIPRDYLNDILGNQLYQRLATQPTQRVFRDYVRRNLAYAPFIVPLLDVLMNSNIDRPISAWEDMFLPHNLRRWLLTMPAFDDQGQPIPQQKLLSDERVLLDHPEVFKARFNDFLALTLPVTLGLVFAVAVLVLRPRREILAYRAIGVATCWWALISGLLGTTLLLNWFFSGHPDGWHNANLMLFWPTDWLFLATGWHMLRTGNPRVSSGLVRRYGRPYAWAHMLSLLVLTGLGASQIIVQNVWQVVAWFGGATMAVMSVLLITSLPVPNAVTAAPAAERTMVKARKTVA
- a CDS encoding sugar transferase, which codes for MIDGDVNPIPPNQALPSQVDKIITLQPYIGTAHRPGSDAMAKRLVDLILGGAILLAALPVMLALIVAIKANAAGPIFFVQRRVGQGGKIFKLYKFRSMITDADAIKSSLQLFNEKDGPIFKMKSDPRITSVGRFMRRHSLDELPQLFNVITGDMSLVGPRPPLPEEVLNYESWHLRRLAVKPGLTCTWQISGRSHLSFDEWMKLDIAYIEQWSLGLDLTLIWKTIRVVINADGAY